ACTTGATATGCAATGGTATCAAAATTGTACACTCCCCCATCCTATTCGATATTCTTGAGATAGACATTAAAGAAAATAAAAGGATTGCAACAATCCGGAAACATGCACTTCCCAAAGAGCAGTATGCGGTTTGCTGACTCATGCGGCATAAATGAGCCGAGGGAATTTTCTCGCGATTACAAAATTTTTGAACCATTTTTTTACCGAAGGAAGAGTATAAATGTTAATATATGAATTACACTTCTTAACGCATAAGGAGGTAGCATGTACTTGACTAAAAAAATGGCAGGTTATGTATTGTATGCAGTAGGGATAATAGGCGGTGTGGAAGGGGTAACCAGTGACCCGAAAAGCATATCGATAAGCGTTGTGGCATTGATAGTCATAATATTCGGAAGCTACCTTCTCGAGAAACAGTAAATAAAATTAATTTGTTTTTTTAATCATTTTATTTTTCCTGTTGCTATTATAGCTTTTTTTTAACAAAGCTTATTGCACATAAAAGTAGTCAAGCCCTATTGAATAATATTTCCCAATAAGAAGGATCAACAATGAACCTGAAAGGCAGTGAAACAGAAAAGAATCTTCTAGCAGCGTTTGCGGGTGAGTCCCAGGCAAGGAACCGCTATACATACTTTGCAAGCACGGCAAGGAAGGAAGGATTTGAACAGATATCAGCTTTCTTCCTTGAAACTGCGGACAATGAAAAAGAGCATGCAAAGATCTTCTTCAAACACCTCCAGGGAGGCAATGTAGAGATAACTGCCATGTATCCTGCGGGGACCATAGGGAAGACGGTGGATAACCTGCTTGCGGCAGCTGAAGGGGAAAAACTGGAATGGGGAACACTTTATCCCGGGTTTGCAAAGGTCGCAAAGGAAGAGGGATTTCCGAATGTTGCAGATTCATTTACAGAAATCGGGGAAGTAGAGCACTTTCATGAGTGGAGGTACAGAGAGCTACTAAAGGTGGTAAAAACGGGTTCTGTATTTAAGAAGAACAGAACAGTTAAATGGCACTGCAGAAACTGCGGCTATATCCACGAGGGTGCCGAGGCGCCAGAAGAATGTCCTGCCTGCAAACATCCACAGTTGTACTACGAGGTACTGGCTGAGAACTGGTAGCTCTTGCATGGGTCATGATGGCGATCTTGACTGTGATATCACTCTCTGTAAGGCCGTGTGCTGCCGGAACTGTCCGGTTCTTACGGAAAAGGAGTTAGTTGACCTCCTGATTAGTATCAAAAAAGAATACGACCTGGAGCTTGATCAACAAAAGTATTTCAGGAAAGCGAAAGGAGAGCATGGGCTCTACTTTGCGATGAAGATGATCAAGGGACAGTGCATCTTTTTGAATAAGGAGAAACGCTGCCGGATCTACAGATGCCGCCCGAAATTGTGCGAGCTGTATCCGGCTGTTGATTTTGATGCAGTGGACCCAACATGTCCGAATATCATAAAGAACAAATTGACCCCAGAGACGCTAACAGTTCT
This DNA window, taken from Candidatus Methanoperedens sp., encodes the following:
- a CDS encoding rubrerythrin family protein: MNLKGSETEKNLLAAFAGESQARNRYTYFASTARKEGFEQISAFFLETADNEKEHAKIFFKHLQGGNVEITAMYPAGTIGKTVDNLLAAAEGEKLEWGTLYPGFAKVAKEEGFPNVADSFTEIGEVEHFHEWRYRELLKVVKTGSVFKKNRTVKWHCRNCGYIHEGAEAPEECPACKHPQLYYEVLAENW
- a CDS encoding YkgJ family cysteine cluster protein; the protein is MGHDGDLDCDITLCKAVCCRNCPVLTEKELVDLLISIKKEYDLELDQQKYFRKAKGEHGLYFAMKMIKGQCIFLNKEKRCRIYRCRPKLCELYPAVDFDAVDPTCPNIIKNKLTPETLTVLKQRYAVEIDERIRKEQTFRFI